GCCATGGTGGTCCACGACATCGCCGCGGCGCACCGCATCTTGGGGGCTTTCTTTGACAAGGCCGCTCTTGGAGTGAACACCGGCATTTCTAAAAATGTCGATTTCCCCGCCGTAAAACCGACCGTCCTCGCCCGCTCGCGTCCCGGCGAGGCGGCGGTGGTCTTCGAGGCCCTGTTGTCCGAGCGATTGGATCGGGCCCTGGAGCAGCATCCTGAAATCAAGACAGTCACCCTGGGCAATATCCGCGTCTTGACGACGTTGGGGCCGTCCTCTTTCGACCTATCCCTGGGAGAGGCTTTGGAGAAAATGCTGACCCGGCTGGGCCAGAAGCAGGCTCGGCCTCGAACCTTCAAGAGAATAGCCCGGGAATATGCCTTAAGCATTCTCTCCCAGGCCGTTGATCGCGAGGGCTACGTCAGAGAGGATCGGATCATAAGCAGCCATCTGCTGCTGGGAGAGGCCTTGTCCAAATCCAACGAGGAGAACGCCATGAAGGCCGCCCTCGACCCCTCGGGAATCAGCCTTAAGCAGATTCTAGCGCTCTGGAAGGACGTCCAAGAGGAAAGCGGCCGCGAGGATTCTCAGTTCCTGTATCCCGTGAGGCTAGGCCGAGACTCAAGCGCCAAAGCCGCGGCCCGCGCCCTTGGAATCGGGAAAAGAGCCGGCTTATCCTCCAAAGGGGAGCAGGCCGTCGCCGACTTCATGGCCGCCGGTGACGGCCCGGGGGATTTGTTCCAACCCGTCGCCAAGCAACTCAAGGCTCCTGGAATCAAGAACCTATTCTTCTTCCAGGGCAGCGGCGATGATTGGGCCACAAATATCCTCGTCGTTGTGGACGACAAGGGCCAGGCCTGGGGTTTTGAAATGGGTTATACGCAATAAGATCAGGGAAATAAACCATAGCCGCAACAGGCTCGCCCTTCGGGCGAGCCTGTTTTTTGCCTCTTGAATTTGGCAAAATTGAATTTGGTGAAAATCTATACAAAAACAGGCGACAAGGGCGAGACCGGGCTGTGGGGCGGGGGCCGCGTGCCCAAGCACAACTCCCGGGTCGCGGCCTACGGCGAAGTTGATGAGCTAAACTCCTGTCTCGGCATGGCCCTCGCCCATTTAGGCGCGGACCAAGGCGCGGCGGAGCTCCGCCGCAGCCTATCCCGCATTCAAGAGGAGCTTTTCGTGGTGGGAGCGCTCCTGGCCACGCCCCCGGACCGCCTGGGCAAGCTCTCCGCTCCGTTCGACCGGGGAATCCCGCCCGACGCGAGCCAGCGCCTGGAAAGCGAGATAGACGCCATGACGGCGGAACTCGCTCCTCTGGACAAGTTCATACTCCCCGGAGGCTCGCCTGCGGGCGCGTCTTTGCATTTGGCGAGGGCCGTCTGCCGCCGGGCGGAGCGAAGCGCCACCTTGCTCGCCTCGTCGGAAAGCCTTCCCGAGGGCATTCTCGTGTACCTCAACCGGCTTTCCGATTATCTCTTCACGGCCGCGCGCTGGGCCAACAAAAAAGCCGGACAGTCGGAGACTGTCTGGCAGGGACTGTGACCACTTCCACCGTCGTTTCCATTTCTGGTCTGTGCCACGTCTACCCAGCCAAGGGGAAAATCCCGGCCCGGCAGGCCCTTTCGGATGTTTCCTTCGAGGTCCGGACCGGGGAAACCTTCGGGCTGTTGGGGCCCAACGGCGGAGGAAAAAGCACTCTCTTTAAAATCCTCTCGACATATCTCACCCCCAGTTCGGGGAGCGTCTCCCTGTTCGGATTCAACCTGACCTCCCAGCCTAGGGAGATCAGGCCGCTCCTAGGC
The window above is part of the Elusimicrobiota bacterium genome. Proteins encoded here:
- a CDS encoding cob(I)yrinic acid a,c-diamide adenosyltransferase codes for the protein MKIYTKTGDKGETGLWGGGRVPKHNSRVAAYGEVDELNSCLGMALAHLGADQGAAELRRSLSRIQEELFVVGALLATPPDRLGKLSAPFDRGIPPDASQRLESEIDAMTAELAPLDKFILPGGSPAGASLHLARAVCRRAERSATLLASSESLPEGILVYLNRLSDYLFTAARWANKKAGQSETVWQGL